The Rhinopithecus roxellana isolate Shanxi Qingling chromosome 14, ASM756505v1, whole genome shotgun sequence genome includes a window with the following:
- the LOC104662429 gene encoding glutathione S-transferase Mu 2-like — MDNRMQLARLCYDPDFEKLKPEYLEGLPEMLKLYSQFLGKQPWFLGDKITFVDFIAYDVLERNQVFEPSCLDAFPNLKDFISRFEGLEKISAYMKSSRFLPRPVFTKMAVWGNK, encoded by the coding sequence ATGGACAACCGCATGCAGCTGGCCAGACTCTGCTATGACCCAGATTTTGAGAAACTGAAGCCAGAATACCTGGAGGGACTCCCTGAAATGCTGAAGCTCTACTCACAGTTTCTGGGGAAGCAGCCATGGTTTCTTGGGGACAAGATCACCTTTGTGGATTTCATCGCTTATGATGTCCTTGAGAGAAACCAAGTATTTGAGCCCAGCTGCCTGGACGCCTTCCCAAACCTGAAGGACTTCATCTCCCGATTTGAGGGCTTGGAGAAGATCTCTGCCTACATGAAGTCCAGCCGCTTCCTCCCAAGACCTGTGTTCACAAAGATGGCTGTCTGGGGCAACAAGTAA